Proteins co-encoded in one Streptomyces roseochromogenus subsp. oscitans DS 12.976 genomic window:
- a CDS encoding extracellular solute-binding protein, translating to MRRGIAASALVASLALAATACGGGSSDSGGKADGPVTITWWDTSNATNEAPTYQALVKQFEAANKNIKVNYVNVPFDQAQNKFDTAAGSKGAPDVLRSEVGWTPAFAKKGYFLPLDGTEALADQAKFQPSLIKQAQYQGKTYGAPLVTDTLALVYNKALFKKAGITDAPKTWDELKSDAAKIDSKDKVYGYWGSTQAYFAQTFLYGEGTDTVDATAKKITVDSPAAKKAYGTWLSTFSGQGLHKADTTADAYAHIQDAFVNGKVAAIVQGPWEITNIYKGSAFKDKSNLGIAVVPAGSSGKAGAPTGGHNLSVYAGSDKAHQDAALKFVKFMTSATSQETIALKNSTLPTRSDAYTAQVKADPGIAGYQGVLSSAQPRPALPEYSSLWGPLDTELPKVADGKESLDQGLSNAQVAIAKLVPDFSK from the coding sequence ATGCGGCGTGGCATAGCGGCCTCCGCGCTGGTGGCGTCCCTCGCCCTCGCGGCGACGGCCTGCGGCGGCGGGAGCAGCGACAGCGGCGGCAAGGCCGACGGCCCGGTCACCATCACCTGGTGGGACACCTCCAACGCCACGAATGAGGCGCCGACGTACCAGGCCCTGGTCAAGCAGTTCGAGGCGGCCAACAAGAACATCAAGGTCAACTACGTCAACGTGCCCTTCGACCAGGCGCAGAACAAGTTCGACACCGCGGCCGGCTCCAAGGGCGCGCCGGACGTCCTGCGCTCCGAGGTCGGCTGGACCCCGGCCTTCGCGAAGAAGGGCTACTTCCTGCCGCTGGACGGTACCGAGGCCCTCGCCGACCAGGCCAAGTTCCAGCCCAGCCTGATCAAGCAGGCCCAGTACCAGGGCAAGACCTACGGCGCCCCGCTGGTCACCGACACCCTCGCCCTCGTCTACAACAAGGCCCTGTTCAAGAAGGCCGGCATCACCGACGCCCCCAAGACCTGGGACGAGCTGAAGTCGGATGCCGCCAAGATCGACTCCAAGGACAAGGTGTACGGCTACTGGGGCTCCACCCAGGCCTACTTCGCCCAGACCTTCCTCTACGGCGAGGGCACCGACACCGTCGACGCCACCGCCAAGAAGATCACCGTCGACTCGCCCGCCGCGAAGAAGGCCTACGGCACCTGGCTGAGCACCTTCTCCGGGCAGGGCCTCCACAAGGCCGACACCACCGCCGACGCCTACGCCCACATCCAGGACGCGTTCGTCAACGGCAAGGTCGCCGCGATCGTCCAGGGACCCTGGGAGATCACGAACATCTACAAGGGCAGCGCCTTCAAGGACAAGTCCAACCTCGGCATCGCCGTCGTTCCGGCCGGCTCCAGCGGGAAGGCGGGCGCCCCGACCGGCGGCCACAACCTCTCCGTCTACGCCGGCTCCGACAAGGCCCACCAGGACGCGGCCCTGAAGTTCGTGAAGTTCATGACCTCGGCGACCTCCCAGGAGACCATCGCCCTGAAGAACTCCACCCTGCCCACCCGCTCCGACGCCTACACCGCCCAGGTCAAGGCCGACCCCGGCATCGCCGGCTACCAGGGCGTCCTCTCCTCCGCCCAGCCGCGCCCGGCGCTGCCCGAGTACAGCTCCCTGTGGGGCCCGCTCGACACCGAGCTGCCCAAGGTCGCCGATGGCAAGGAGTCGCTGGACCAGGGCCTGAGCAACGCGCAGGTCGCCATCGCCAAGCTGGTGCCCGACTTCAGCAAGTGA
- a CDS encoding carbohydrate ABC transporter permease, translating into MTVAIDRATGKRRGDRAPRPGLGQRIRNGYQKYWYAYAMIAPVVLVLAVIVAYPLIRGVYLTLTDANSLNSARTIGVNHIAATYKFIGLGNYKDILFGPLSYDRFWSHFIWTVVWTAACVALHYTIGLGLALMLNEKLRGRTLYRLLLVVPWAVPTFVTVFSWRIMLSDSGVMNQVLHALHLPEPQWLEDTFWQRFAAIMVNTWCGVPFMMLSLLGGLQSIDSSLYEAAEMDGANAWQRFRHVTLPGLRSVSSTVVLLGIIWTFNQFAIIFLLFGPTSAPDAQILVTWAYYLGFGQQPRDFAQSAAYGVLLLSIVTVFTSFYFRWLKRNDQLAV; encoded by the coding sequence ATGACAGTCGCCATCGACCGCGCGACCGGCAAGCGCCGCGGTGACCGCGCGCCTCGGCCCGGGCTGGGGCAGCGCATCAGAAACGGCTACCAGAAGTACTGGTACGCCTACGCGATGATCGCCCCGGTGGTCCTCGTGCTCGCCGTCATCGTGGCCTATCCGCTGATCCGCGGCGTCTACCTGACGCTGACGGACGCCAACAGCCTCAACTCGGCGCGCACGATCGGCGTCAACCACATCGCGGCCACGTACAAGTTCATCGGCCTGGGCAACTACAAGGACATCCTGTTCGGCCCGCTGTCGTACGACCGGTTCTGGTCGCACTTCATCTGGACCGTCGTCTGGACGGCGGCCTGTGTGGCCCTGCACTACACCATCGGCCTGGGTCTCGCGCTCATGCTCAACGAGAAGCTGCGCGGACGCACCCTCTACCGGCTGCTGCTGGTCGTGCCCTGGGCCGTGCCGACCTTCGTCACCGTCTTCTCCTGGCGGATCATGCTCTCCGACTCGGGAGTGATGAACCAGGTCCTGCACGCGCTGCATCTGCCCGAGCCGCAGTGGCTGGAGGACACCTTCTGGCAGCGGTTCGCCGCGATCATGGTCAACACCTGGTGCGGTGTGCCGTTCATGATGCTCTCGCTGCTCGGCGGCCTGCAGTCGATCGACTCCTCGCTCTACGAGGCCGCCGAGATGGACGGCGCGAACGCCTGGCAGCGCTTCCGGCACGTCACCCTGCCGGGGCTGAGGTCCGTCAGCTCCACCGTCGTACTCCTCGGCATCATCTGGACCTTCAACCAGTTCGCCATCATCTTCCTGCTGTTCGGCCCGACCAGCGCCCCCGACGCCCAGATCCTCGTCACCTGGGCCTACTACCTGGGCTTCGGACAGCAGCCGCGTGACTTCGCCCAGTCCGCCGCGTACGGCGTACTGCTGCTGTCGATCGTCACCGTCTTCACCTCCTTCTACTTCCGCTGGCTGAAGCGCAATGACCAGCTCGCCGTCTGA
- a CDS encoding sugar ABC transporter permease → RRRDERGPAGTALLHGGLVVASLIALAPVAWLVFLSLGPEKDDYLHPGRILGKLTFSNYSFVLQHTGFFDWFKSTMIVAGGTTLIGVFVAATTGYAVSRMRFPGYKQLMWVLLLTQAFPIAILIVPMYEIFSELDLIDTYWALIVINCTTAVPYSAWLLKGYFDTIPFEIDEAGRVDGLTPFGTFFRLILPLARPGLAVAAFYNFITAVGEVAFATTFMLDDSKYTFAVGLQTFVSEHDAQWNYMAATAVLIAIPVSLFFYLVQKNLVTGLTAGGTKG, encoded by the coding sequence CGCCGGCGCGACGAGCGCGGCCCGGCCGGCACCGCCCTGCTGCACGGCGGCCTCGTCGTGGCGAGCCTGATCGCGCTCGCCCCGGTGGCCTGGCTGGTCTTCCTGTCCCTCGGCCCCGAGAAGGACGACTATCTGCACCCGGGCAGGATCCTGGGCAAGCTCACCTTCTCCAACTACAGCTTCGTGCTGCAGCACACCGGGTTCTTCGACTGGTTCAAGTCGACGATGATCGTGGCGGGCGGCACCACCCTGATCGGTGTCTTCGTCGCCGCCACCACCGGCTACGCGGTCTCCCGGATGCGCTTTCCCGGCTACAAGCAGCTGATGTGGGTCCTGCTGCTGACCCAGGCCTTCCCGATCGCCATCCTGATCGTGCCGATGTACGAGATCTTCAGCGAACTGGATCTCATCGACACCTACTGGGCGCTGATCGTCATCAACTGCACCACGGCCGTGCCGTACAGCGCCTGGCTGCTCAAGGGATACTTCGACACCATCCCCTTCGAGATAGACGAGGCGGGGCGCGTGGACGGACTGACCCCCTTCGGTACCTTCTTCCGGCTGATCCTGCCGCTTGCCCGCCCGGGCCTGGCCGTGGCCGCCTTCTACAACTTCATCACCGCCGTCGGCGAGGTCGCCTTCGCGACGACCTTCATGCTGGACGACTCGAAGTACACCTTCGCCGTCGGTCTGCAGACCTTCGTCAGCGAGCACGACGCCCAGTGGAACTACATGGCCGCCACCGCGGTGCTGATCGCGATACCCGTGTCGCTGTTCTTCTACCTCGTACAGAAGAACCTCGTCACCGGCCTGACGGCGGGCGGCACGAAGGGCTGA